In the Pedobacter cryoconitis genome, ACTTAACATTGCTAATGCTTTATTTACATCATCACTAATGAATTTATTATCAGCCTGGTTATGAGAAGCACTTTTATACAACTGAGCAGAATTAATTTCTTCGGTAGTATCTATAATGCTGCGTTGTTTTACCGTCCTTCTATAATCGTTTATAAAAGTATTTCTCATGATCGTATATAACCATCCTTTCAAGTTTGTTCCTTCAACATAAAGTTTTGAATAACGAATAGCTTTTAATAAAGTTTCCTGAACTAAGTCATCAGCATCGTCCATGTTTTTTGTGAAATTCAAGGCGAAAGTTTTTAAAGAAGACTTGTGGTCATTAACTTGGTAGGGGAAGGAATTACTGATCATAAGTTGAAAGATTAGATTATAAATGCTGTTGATTAAATACATTTTTTTTATTCCAACTCTTATACCAATTAATTTATTAAAAATCAAAAAATAGATTACCTGGAAAGTTTATTATTTTTCTGATTTATGGTAAATTTAGAA is a window encoding:
- a CDS encoding RNA polymerase sigma factor, coding for MISNSFPYQVNDHKSSLKTFALNFTKNMDDADDLVQETLLKAIRYSKLYVEGTNLKGWLYTIMRNTFINDYRRTVKQRSIIDTTEEINSAQLYKSASHNQADNKFISDDVNKALAMLSTEYYTPFIKYFEGYKYHEIADMLNIPIGTVKTRIHVARQLLKSNLKIYNQEFKKSNKYN